AGTATCTTAATGGTGGAACCTGGACATAGTTACATGATGGAAGCTGGAAAAGTGCATTTTGGAACGATTTATTGAAATTctacttagaattttaattaaaaattaagcaaaatgttggCACATTttgcaataacttccaaaaatactaatgtacaaaactaatttttacaccattttaaaattttcttcttaataatgCTTATTGTTATggctttttttgtttaattttggtaatttttttttttaaaaaatatgtgataattttcaataacagatttcactgttgaattaaaattcaaaccattttgattgttttgttgaatatttaatcacatgatttgATTTCACTATTGAAAGCTAGGGAAGAAGGTTTCTTTTTCATGTTGAATAATTTGCACAAGGAATACAAAAATGAAGCTATAATGCCATGAAATTAAGAAGACAGATTATTTGggtagttacatttttaataccaCTATGATGTCACAGAACACAGGTATTAAGATTGTTCAAATATACAATAGAAAGAGTAGatttaagactattaaaataacatggctctGATATCTATCACTATagcttacaaatattttcttagaaacatcaaattatgcataaatgatttaattgaaaataaatacaaacaattttCCTAGCTGTTCGTCAAGACAACTACTaggtaataaaattataatgaaattgatGAAACTCAAATAcattaagatttttgaaaatctttcttataaaaagataatgttcagataaaaatttcttaaatgaatacaattttttttttttattaagttaaaaggtaataaataaaaataaagcattttgaagAATGTCTTAATCTGTAACCAGAAAGCACAAATGTCATCGCCTTTCATTACCTATTTgcaagaaatatcaaaatagatagaaattgccatttttttaaaagtattgggttggcaactaaataattgcggatttttttaagaaaatcaaagacaattttttcatggaactaaataactttattctgtaatgtattgcccattttgatcaatgaccttttgccatctttcaggcagcatcataattccacgttcataaaacttctggtttttattagcaaaaaactgaatcaagtacgatttgacatcatcatcattattgaaatttttaccattcaaggagttttgtaaagatcgaaacaaaaagtaatcagatggtgaaAGGTCAGGACTaaatggtggatgtggcaaaacatcccaaccaagttccaataatttttgccgagtgaccaaggatgtgtgtggccttgcattgtcatgatggaatacaacaccttttcgatttgtcaattcgggccgcttttcttcaactgcattgtttaatttcgttagttgttcaatgtagacatcagaattgatcgttcggttgggtggtaagagttcaaagtagacaattcctttgtaatcccaccaaactgataacaaaaccttcttttgatgaatatcagcttttgatgttgtttgagttggttcacctggcctgctccacgatcttttccgcttgatattgtagtaaacaacccatttttcatggccagttatcagtcgttttaaaaatggaacattttcattatgtttctttagcaaatcgcagctgttaatgcgtttctttcagttcgtgaggaacccatgtatcgagtttttgaacatagccaagttgttttaagtgattttcaatgcatatatatgatacatgaagcttctctgcaatctcacgtgttgtactgtgacgatccgaatcgattattgctttgattaggtcgtcatcaacttcaactggacaaccagagcgtttttcatctttgagtgaaaaatcaccagaacgaaatttggcaaaccaattttgacactgccgttcttttaaggcttcgtcaccataaacagcacataactttttatgagtttgtgatgcgtttttccctttgtggaaataaaaaagcaaaatatgacgaaaatattccttttgattttccatttttcaacgtacgccaaacgaaaactatgcaaccgatcaaaaaactttttttactgattgacagctgaattgccaactatcaaataacaaaatgtgttttacatttgtactacgcctgcaaacctaaaaattcaactgaagcaatctatgagtgaaatccgcaattacttagttgataacccaatatttctttgaaatgatctgaaaacttttgaatatttgaattaataagacaaatttaataattgcatagAAAAAGTATATGTAAACATTTCTggtaatttaaattcatatcttaTACAAAAAACAACGCTcacttttttcataataaaaaattactcaaaacaaTTAGCATTCTAATTTATGTATGAAAGTtgcatatactttttaaaaaccattgtaGAAAAGGAATGGAATGATCTAGGCAAATTTTAAGCtataagaaaattctgaaatttcataatatatgcattatactcattataatgcatttttattttcaacaaaaagtaTGAATTCATATTTCCCGATTTTCAATGCTGCActtcgtttttaaatatttttgagttgtcACAAATTATCTGCCTAAAAACATAGCaaagaaaagaataatgaaaattattttccttctaaagtatatattacaaaaacaattaataaaattgaaaattacttttgttagTACAATCGATGCAACCAAATTTGAAGaactaaatgataaaatatcCAAGCATGTGAAAATTAATATACTGTTGAAATGATCTTTCTAGAAAAGCAATCCAAATAAATAGCtaataacattcataaaaataaactttttcatgtCAAACGAGATCCATAAATGCAACCAATaaacaatattagaaaatttattcaaattattttttgttaataacttaattatttagcCCATACTATATAATTAGATcacatattttgagaaattatcaaAGCTCAATTCCAATTAAGAAATTTCAGAAGGACACTGTaagccatttcattttttttttttataaatatgttacaaacaaatgttttaattttagcttatacACGATACTCCACTATACATGTCATGTAAACAAATTCACTGCATGTTTAATAACCgaaacaaatacttttaaacttcTACACATAAATTGTATTTCTTCTAAGAGGAGGAAGAAAAAAGAATCTAATGTAGCCTTACCCATCCGTTCCATTCCAGCAGCACTCGAATTTATCGAAAATACAGTCATTTTCATATAAACTACACAGTTTTGATCGAAGGTACTCATGCACGTGGAAGCACTCGATTGGCTTATTATCCATGTTGAGGTCCCAGACTTTCACAGATAAATAGTCCCTAGAAATTATATAACGTCCATTGTTGCTAAATTTCACATCTGATATACTAGAGATGATTTCGGAAAAGAAACTCCTATTTGTTGGATCCTCTGGCTCCTCAAACACTAGACAAGAAGATATTCTTTAAGCAATGTAATATTAAGAAGAatgaagtaatataaaataatattttgtattaaaagaacacaaaatgaatcaacacatttttataaaaattaagcttGAGTAAAAACATAGttcttataatattgaaaacCAATCCGGGATTGCTATTTCCTGGCCCATCCAAACGTTTTTTTTCGtcattgcaggtgttaataaTCGTTTTCTGATTGGTTTTCTTCCAAATCTCCCAGCTTAAATTAGTTTTCATCGAACTGTCGATGAAACCACGCTaacaccagtagctaataattctctctgaagattTCTACTTGTTTTGCAAGtatgcattgtactatttcgtacaagaaatttgcCTGTTCGAGGTGTGGTCTGCGTTTGCGTCCATATTTACTCTTTCGCTTTGAAGAAACTGtccaaaaattcttttgctgattaataatcctagaaacactggattttTCAATTCCAACTgctgcagcaatatccctcacagTCATAGACgtatgctgactaagggtaacaattctagtccttttcctgagagtgatatccatttttaaatacatgccAGAAAGAGACAATTCACACAAGCAACCACTTTTTAcagcaactgaagggaaaaattttttgattacgTGGTCGAAGTGGTTTAGACTAGTCAAGGGCAGTCGCATGTTGTAAGAAAATGCAGCTGAAACCAGTTTGAGGCAGAAAATCCACGAGAAAGGAACCGTTTTctttgtcccaattaattcgcacaatactgtatatatatatatatgtgtgtgtgtgtgtgcatataaTTTCCAATTTTCCAAAATACTTGCTTAGTTTTCcctgtatgaatttttaaatttaaaaagataaaatgttgaTATAGAACAGCTGTAATTTGTCTTCAGAGAATTAACAATAACTAATGACATTTGGTGACCAGCTTGTTCACCAAGATTAGATTATGCTTTAAATGATTAACATGGAatgcatttttcttgttttttttttttgtttttttttaaattttgctttgttatTTGATAAGACTGAAAACCAAATATAATAGcaatgtacattttattttacataaacatctacagaatatttctaataatatcttGTAGCTCGATCAATTACCTATGCAAATCACTGAATTCAAAGATGTCCAAggaagcagtctgaaatttgcAGGATGGTTTGTTTGTTCCCATTTGACATTAAGTAATGAGAGCTATTTCTGTGCCAAGtatgttaatgttttatatatagagagagaatttATATTTGCTAAGGCATTCTTAATATTatacacaaatatttattatctcaGTTCTTTTCATACACAGCAAAATTTGATCAATTCAAATCAGTAAGGTTTGCAAcaaaaaacagtgaaaaaaataaaaacagcagGCTAAAATAGGAATTAAGACccatttctaatattaagcagatttaataaatatataaattgttaattcatttaaaaaactaattttgaaagtaattttaattaataatatagaaatttcaataaatagcaTGTTGAACTTTGAATGCAATGTAGAAATTTTgctttgaacaaaattaaaatttctgcataaatttgaaattttcttaacaaataattcttttttctttttgtttcaattatgtTAATAAGCAATCTAAAAGACACAAACAAAACttcaatttatgtataaattaacTTCTTATTTCCATACTATGATATAAACTGTCCAATATCAacttctcatttatttaaaataaaattattatatatttaatctttttaatggttCTAATCTCTctgtacatttcaaaaatattaaaagaatacaaaaataacaaagaGCTGCAATACTAACATTTGGCATGCTGATCACAGAGGGCAGCTGCTCGCATATCACATAGACGAATGGTACCTTTACTACTACTGTACACAAACACATTACATTGTGAAGGGTGGAACTCTGCAGCAGTAATCACTTCAGTCAGCTCCTCCATATTGGTAGGCTTAATATCAACAATGTCTGGGAGAGTTAATTAAGGACAAAAGACTTCTGaattaagactttaaaaaaaaatcaaatactatATTGGtacttcaatataaaaaaagtgcttaaaaatttaaaataaaataagaaaaatccccacttttaacaaaaatttataaatattttaagatgtttaGGAAGAAAATTATACAAACTATTATAATAACCTTAGATGTGACCTTTTCTAAGCATCCCAAATCATGaatataatgcaaatttaaagGATGCTCCAATTTTGCCAAACAATTCTGATAtggtaattagttttaaaaactgtacaaaattaAGCACAAATTTTCTGTTGCTGTTCCATTATCTTctcttcgaaaaaataaaatctaaaataacaatttgtaatatttaaatcagaCAACTATCAGATCAGATAATTGTctgattattctaaaaaaatttcttaaaaattcttccataatttctcattttacatAAATACTGAAGATTCAGATCacttagataaatttatttcgataaaaGAAATAGCTTCTccttcaaattgattttttaattgacattagaatatttttattgaatgtcatTATAAGTAACAATTAATAGATTGAGAGTTAGCTATAATAAGATTTAACTGCTTTTTCTCATTCTAATAGCTACATAGAATTAAACAATTTCTGCTTCAATgataattttgatgcattttaaatttttttagttttataaatcataaaattcaataccTAATTTACTAGCTAATGAATAAGAGAAACTAAAATAACTATTGATAATATGCTTATCCtttctacatatatatatttttaaaggatacTAAAACTTTGGTCCGTAATTTCTAGATGCCAGAGATTGATGCGTAAATCATCTGCGGACAGATAAGTCTCCTGGTCACTGTTCACAGAGATTGAATTAATATGGTAAGTGTGGGCATTAGCGAAAATGCGCCTTGGACTTGCTTCCACCATCAGTTCCATAGGTCGCACTGTAGGAACACGCAGGCTAGTTACTGACATAGGGTCTTTTAAATGACCTGCATCATCCTTTAAATTATAGCCATCGATTCGCTTGTCTCGCTCAGATACTTTCCACAATTTGATAGTCTTATCTGAAAAGAAGCATCAGAACattatcaggggtgtttgtgggaccccaaaaaatcccctgaaacttttacggacttattaccggcattttggagtttcgaggggggggggagaaatgaaaaattacaattatgaagtattgaatgacctaattataaaagttcaatgaattactttttttgcaaaattaataaccataaattttcaaacatataaactactacattttatgcaaatattttaaattacctgaattaattcttttaaaaaaaattatctaatttctgctgcttttttttattttctgatgtttgtgggcttgtctttcttttgtggtgaacttcataattgcaggaaggttgacttttattttcctcatttacagttgaagaaatttcctcgagaactgcacatgcagaggtagaagcagtttgcttttctgctaatgtagaaggtttttcagagacttttataggtgactcatctgaaatacatgttttt
The Argiope bruennichi chromosome 6, qqArgBrue1.1, whole genome shotgun sequence DNA segment above includes these coding regions:
- the LOC129971465 gene encoding protein phosphatase PP2A 55 kDa regulatory subunit-like translates to MAGNGDIQWCFSQVKGTLDDEITEADIISCVEFNHDGNLLATGDKGGRVVIFQRDPLSKLSVPKRGEYNVYSTFQSHEPEFDYLKSLEIEEKINKIRWLKRKNPAHFLLSTNDKTIKLWKVSERDKRIDGYNLKDDAGHLKDPMSVTSLRVPTVRPMELMVEASPRRIFANAHTYHINSISVNSDQETYLSADDLRINLWHLEITDQSFNIVDIKPTNMEELTEVITAAEFHPSQCNVFVYSSSKGTIRLCDMRAAALCDQHAKLFEEPEDPTNRSFFSEIISSISDVKFSNNGRYIISRDYLSVKVWDLNMDNKPIECFHVHEYLRSKLCSLYENDCIFDKFECCWNGTDGYIMTGSYNNFFRVFDRHTKRDVTLEASKEIAKPKTVLKPRKVCTGGKRKKDEISVDCLDFGRKILHTAWHPQENIIAVAATNNLYLFQEKL